Sequence from the Ectothiorhodospira sp. BSL-9 genome:
GAATAGAAATCCGGGCAAGGGTCCGGTTTTGTTCGGGCTACGGGCCACTTCCCGGCAACAGATTCTGACCGGCCTTGAAAAGGCACAGTCGTCCGATTTTGTAGGCCGTGGCGAACGTATTACAAGCCAATTAATAGGGTTTTTTGAGGGATATCGGGTCTTGGGCACTTGAAATGTGGCAGCCCATGGTTTTTCAGGGCTCGCCGACCAGCCCCTCCAGGGCCTGCAACAGCCTATCCACCTGCACTTTGGAGTGGGTGGCGCTGAGCGTGACACGCAGCCGCGCCCCGCCCTGGGGAACGGTGGGGGGCCGAATGGCCGGCACCAGCAACCCCTGCTCAAGCAGGCTGTCGCTCCACTGGACAGCCTGGTCGGAGGACCCGACCAGGATGGGTTGAATGGGCGTGGCGCTTTCCATCAGCTCCAGACCCAACTGCCCTGCCCCCTCCCGAAAATGCCCCACCAGATCACGCAAATGCCCCCGACGTTCCGGTTCTTGCTGCACGATATGCAGCGAGGCCCGGGTGGCCTCGGCCACTGCGGCGGGCATGGCGGTGGTGTAGATGTAGGTGCGTGCCGACTGGATCAGGGTTTCGATCAGGTCATCAGGGCCGGCCACGAAGGCACCGGATGTGCCCAGTGCCTTGCCCAGGGTGCCCATGAGGATGGGCACCTGGTCCTGGGTGAGCCCCAGGTGCTCCAGGGTTCCTGCCCCCTGCTCGCCCAGCACGCCGATGCCATGGGCATCGTCGGCCATCAACCAGCAGCCGTGGGTATCGGCCAGTGGGGCCAGGGCCTCCAGCGGCGCCAGGTTGCCATCCATGGAGAATACCGCGTCGGTACTGATGAGGGCCTCGCGATCATCATCCGCACCTGCTGCAGCACCCAGACGGCGGGCCAGATCCCCGGCATCGGCATGATGATAGCGGCTGAGCCGGGCACCACTGATCATGGCGGCATCAATCAGCGAGGCGTGGTTGAGGCGGTCCTCGAACAATCGATCACCCCGGCGCAGCAGGGCCTGGGCCACGCCCAGGTTGGCCATGTAGCCGGTGGAGAACAGCAGCGCCCGATCACGACCGGTGAAGACGGCCAGTTCATCCTCCAGGGCGTGATGGGCCCGGGTGTGGCCGTTCACCAGATGGGCGGCACCCGCCCCCACGCCATAGGTCTCGGCCCCTTGCCGGAAGGCCTGGATCACCTGTGGATGATTGGCCAGGCCCAGGTAATCGTTGCTGCAAAAGGCCAGCACGGGCCGACCGTCGATCACCTGTTCCGGCTGCTGGGGCCCCTCCAGGATGCGCCGCGAACGATACCGGTGCTCGTTGTGCAGGGCCTGCAGGGGTGCCTTGAGATCCCGTGTCACGCGACCTGGGTTTCGTCGCCCGCCTTGTGCTCCACTTCCAGGGTGTTCACACCCAGACGACGGAAGAGTTGCTGGTCGTGGTTTTCCGTGGCGTTGGCGGTGGTGAGCAGTTTCTCACCATAAAAGATGGAGTTGGCACCGGCAAAGAAGCACATGGCCTGCATCTCGTCGCTCATCTCGCTGCGCCCGGCCGACAGGCGCACATGGGAGGTGGGCATGATGATGCGGGCCACGGCCACCACCCGCACGAACTCCAGCGGATCCACCGGCTGGGCGTCGGCCATGGGGGTACCCTCCACCGGCACCAGGTTGTTGATGGGCACGGATTCCGGATGGCGCGGCAGATTGGCCAGCTGCTGCAGCAGGCTGGCCCGGTCACGACGGGACTCGCCCATGCCCAGGATGCCGCCGGAACAAACATTGATCCCGGCCTCACGCACATGGGCCAGGGTGTCCAGGCGATCCTGATAGGTTCGGGTGGTGATCACTTCGCCGTAATACTCCGGCGAGGTATCCAGGTTGTGATTGTAGTAGTCCAGGCCGGACTCCTTGAGGCGGCGCGCCTGCATCTCGGTGAGCATGCCCAGGGTCATGCAGGTCTCCAGTCCCATCTCCCGCACGCCCCGCACCATCTCGATGACCCGTTCCAGGTTCTTGTCCGTGGGGTTGCGCCAGGCGGCCCCCATGCAAAAACGGGTGGCGCCCTCGTCCTTGGCCTTGCGGGCCTCGGCCAGCACCTCTTCCACGGGAAGCAACCGCTCCCGCTCCACGTCGGCGTCGTTATGGGCGCTCTGGGAGCAATAGCCGCAATCCTCGGAGCAGGCGCCTGTCTTGATGGAGAGCAGGCGGCTCACCTGCACCTGGTTGGGATCGAAATGGGCCCGATGGATGGTATGGGCCTCGAACAGCAGATCATTGAAGGGACGATCCAGCAGGGTGAGGATCTCATCCACCGTCCAGTCGTGACGGGTTTCAGCCATGGTCAGGCTCCTTGGGAATCTCGACGTCTTGCCAATGCTCCCGGTTGATCCGGATGATGTCGCGGATCGACCAGGGAATGATGATGAGTGCGGCCACCAGCCAGTAGATCCGGAAATAGAAGATCTCGGGCGGGAAGAAGGTGCCGATGACAATCAGCGCCCCCATGAAGGCGTAGTAGCGATAAGCCGCCTGCTGGGTGTAATACCCCACCCGCTCGTCCGGGTGGTGCCGGTTCAGGGCGTACACCAGCATGGAGCCACCGAACCACAATACCAGGGGCACAATCCCCATGATGGCCGCGATGATGGTGGCCACACCCACTTCGCCGGTCACCAGAAACAGGGGCACGCCGGCCACGGTGACAGCGATAATGGTGCCATAGTTGAACAGCTTGGCCGATCCGGCACAGGCACGCGCTGATACATGGCGGGCGGCGGCGGGCTGGGACATACTTGTACACCTAAGGGAAACGGCCGGCCCATCCGGCCACCGGGATGTTCCGGTCGCGACGACGGGCAAACCGTGAATATACCTCAACCCATAGCGAGGTGACAGGGACGTGAATCCACTGATGGAACGTGTGCGGCACCTGGGCGCCGCCTGGATGGAGCGCGCCTACCCGCCTGTGTGTCTGCTCTGCGGGGCCCCTGGGCACGACGGGCTGGATCTGTGCCGACCCTGTGCCGCGGAACTGCCCCGCCCGAGCGGCCCTTGCCCCCGTTGCGGACTACCCGTGCCCGGTGATCCGGGCAGCCTGTGTGGCCATTGCCTGAGCCATCCACCGGCCTTTGATTGCACCTGGGCGGCCCTCACCTATCTCTGGCCGGTGGATGAGCTGGTGGGGCGCTTCAAGTTTCACGCGCGCCTCAACCACGGTCGGCTGCTGGGCGAGTTCATGGCCCGGGAACTGGGGCCCCGGGTAACGCGTCCGAACCGTGTGATTCCGGTGCCACTGCATCCGGATAGGCTGCAGGAGCGGGGATTCAACCAGGCGTTGGAGCTGGCGCGCCCACTCAGTCGCGCCCTGGACTGCCCGCTGGACACCCAGGCGGTGCGCCGGGTACGCGCCACACCGCCCCAGCAGAAGCTCGCCGCAAAGGATCGCCAACGCAATCTGCGCGGCGCCTTCCAGGTGGCTGAAGGGTTTGCGCCGACGCATGTGGCGCTGGTGGATGACGTCATGACCACCGGCTCCACCCTGGATGAACTGGCCGGGCTGCTGAAGGCCAGCGGTGTACGGCGGGTGGATGTCTGGGTGCTGGCGCGGGTGCCGGAGCCCGCTAGAGCGCACCCCGAACCAGATAATCCAAAGCAATCCCGGCAAACACCACCGCCCCAAACCAGTTGTTGTTCAAAAAGGCCTTGAAACAACCCTTGGGGTCCCGGTCATGGATCAGATACTGCTGATAGATGACCAGGCCGGCCGCAACCACCAGGCTCAGGGTGAAGATCATGCCAAGCTCCGCCTGCATGCCCACCAGCACCAGGGCAATCAGCACCAGCAACTGGAGCAGGCCAATGATGCTCCGGTCCGACTCCCCGAACAGGATGGCACTGGATTTCACGCCGATCTTGAGATCATCGGGCCGATCCACCATGGCGTACATGGTGTCGTAGGCCGTGGCCCACAGAATGGTGGCCAGAAACAGCAGCCAGGCCAGCGGGGGAGGGAAAGCGCCGGTCTGGGCGGCGAAGGCCATGGGCACCGCCCAGCCGAAGGCCGCGCCCAGATGCACCTGGGGCAGATGATGGAATCGCTTCATGAAGGGATAGGTGCCCGCCAGCAGCACCGCCACCACCGAGAGGGCAATGGTCAGCGGGTTCATGAGCAACACCAGACCAAAGGCAATGATGGACAGCACCACCGCCACGCCCACGGCCTCGGCAGGACTGATCAGACCCATGGCCAGTGGGCGATCCCGGGTTCGGGTGACATGACCGTCGATATGCCGGTCGGCAAAGTCGTTCATGGCACAGCCGGCCGCCCGCATCAGCGCCACGCCCGCCACGAACACGAACAGCACCAGGGGATCGGGAACCCCCTCGGCAGCAATCCACAGGGCCCAGAGCGTGGGCCACAGCAGCAGCAGCGTGCCCACGGGCCGATGCATCCGCGTGAGCAGCGCATAATTGATCAGCCGGCCCTTCAGGCCCCCATTGGATGATGCGGTCTCGGTGTTCACGGGTGTCGACGCATATTGGGTCAGTGGCGGTCGGTGCCCAAGTGTAGCAAAGCCCGGCCGCTGGGTCAGATCGGGGCCATGACGGCCGCTTACGGCCCGAAACAGCCATTAGGACGAACTGGCCCAGTGACTATTGTGGAACGAACAGCGGACTTTCCATAAGGCCCTCCATCTCACCGAACGCCCGATCCTGAAGTGTCCTTACAGCGTCAATGATGCTCTGGAGGCGGACAAAGACGCGGGAGCCGCCGCGAGGATAGGCGGATCGCCACTTTAAGAGTCACTGAAACCCGCTTTTGGTAAGAGCGGGAGTGGACCTTCCGTCGCGCCATGCGTGTAGTTGAGCACACCATTGACCACAGGGGTCAGGCCTTGGTTTTCCCCGACTGGGGGACGAGGACTGGTACCCCCCCCCTCCGGCAAGTTCGTGTATAACATCCTGCGCCGCATAGGACTGCAGATGTTGATCGCGATGACTTGTCCGTGCGCCATCCCGCTAACCGCCGTCGCACCCGGATGGTGCTCAAGCAGTTGATCAGCCTTTCGGCAAAATGGCTCACTACACCCGCCAGGTCTGGCTGCGCTTTGGCACCCACTATCCCGGCTTTTCTAGCTTCAAAAGAGCGCTCACTCAGCTAGAGGCTTCCGCTTCCGGATAGCGGGACACGCCCCCCCTCATATCCTGAGCCCTCGCCCACGGCCTAGAGCACAAGCGGTGTGGATACCCGTGGCTCTGGCCGCGGAAATCCTCCCAACTTCTTGCTTGGAAGGGCCGACATTTCATGGTTGAACACCATCAGGTACACTTAGCGCTGGTTGGTCGCTACTCACAGCATCCCTCGCGGGATTACTCGCCCCCTAGGGCGGTTTTCCGGTAGGGCAGACGAGGTTGGCCAAGGATTCCGGCAAACCACACAACAATCATGTAATGTGCTATGCGAACCGCTTTAGGGAACCTCTATTAATTCGATTTGCCGGAATTTCCACCCAACAAAATCAATGGGTTACTGACGGCAGCAAGCAATTAATAGAAGTCCCCTTTAATCTCTGGATCTTCTCGCTTCACGTCCCAAACAATAAATGGCCAAATCAATGGACCTCGACCCTAGCCTCCTCGACGCCGTCAAAAAAGGAAAGGCAATACCCATATTCGGTGCTGGCATCCTGCACGGTGCTCACTTTCCTACTGGTAAAAGCCCGTTGTTGGGAGAGGATCTCAAGATCCTCTTATCTGACCATTTCCTATCCGGTGACCACAAAAATACTTCGCTGGCTTTCGTCGCTGAACTGGCCGTAAGCCAATCCGATTTATTTACTCTACAGCGCTTTGTCGCGGATCAATTTTCCGATATAAAACCAGCGACTTTTCATTGCGACCTAACCCGCTTCAATTGGCGAGCGCTTTTCACCACCAACTATGATCTCCTGATTGAGGAAAGCTACAAGGCAAGCGGTAATCCTCTACAGCGTTGCCAGCCGATTCTATCCAACTTCGATCCGCTTGATGAGATACGAAGAACAGACGATCGGGTCCCCCTTTACAAACTACATGGCTGCGTAACGCGCATACGGGACGTATCACTTCCGCTGATTCTAAATATTGAGCAATATAACGACTACCTCACCAATCGAGATCGGCTTTTCACAGAGCTTTTTGAACTGGCACACGAAAACACATTGATCTTTGTCGGACACAGTCTACAAGACGCTGACATTCGCGAAATAATCAAGCGCGTTGATCGCACGATCGGCCAAGGCCGGCCACAATATTACCTTATCAAACCGGGAGTCAAGATCTCGGAGGTCAATCTTTGGGCACAGAAACGAATAAGGGCACTCAACGGCACTCTCGAAGACTTCGTTACGGCCCTACTCGACCAAGTACCCGAACCCCATAGAGCGCTGTCGTTCTCCACCACTCCGGATACCCACCCAATCCAATCCAAGTTCTGCACACACAATACTCTCAGCGAAGATATCCTCTCTTTCCTTACCAATGACGTTCAATTTATTGAACAGACACTTCTAACAGGTACCGGAACACCTCAAGAGTTCTACCGGGGCCATGGCCAAGGATGGTATCCAATATCTGAGAACCTTGATGCCCCACGCACAATCTGTCGAAAGCTTCTTGCCGATGCAATAGTTATTGCCGAAGCCAATCGAACCGATAGCGCCGATCTATTCGTCATCAAGGGTGAAGCGGGTTCCGGGAAGAGCGTTCTTTTGCGCCGACTCGCTTGGGATGCCGGAATCCACAAAAGCCGCATATGCTTTTACGTTTCCGGTCTTTCCTCAATAGACCCGGAGCGATTAGAAGAATTACACGCCAACATTCAGGAACGCTTATTTATTTTCGTCGACAACGCCGCTCAGTGCATTTGCACGATCAATCGACTAATCAAATTTGCACGCATACGGTCTCTTCCTATTACCATTATCACTGCCGAACGGTATACAGAGTGGAACGACCGATGCTCCACACTCGATGAACTTGTTACAGCTCAGTACAAACTACCGTATCTTGGTCCTGATGAAATTGACGCTCTTGTGACTCGTCTTGAGAAATATGATTGCCTCGGAGAGGCACTTTTGCCGTTAACGCATAAAGAAAGGGTGCAACGCTTCCAAGACGCTTTTGGCCGCCAACTTCTTGTTGCCCTGCATGAAGTTACGATGGGTCGCCCATTCGAGGATATTATCTATGACGAATACCGTTCGATTCGATCCGACCGTGCCCGATCCCTCTATCGGACCGTTTGCATTCTAAATCGACATCGCGTACCGGTTCGCGCAGGGTTGATTCACCGAGTTTTCGATATCGATTGGAATGATTTCCAGAGCCAGTTTTTAAAACCGCTAGAGAAAGTTGTTATCGCAAGTGGGCACGGGGAGCGCGACTTGCACTACGCCGCACGTCATCCGGAGATTGCGGATATTGTTTTTCAGCGCGCATACGACTCTGTCCAAGACAGATACCATGAATATGTCCGCGTGCTCAGCTTGCTAAATATTTCATACCAATCAGATCGTACTAGTTTTAGGAGTATGATTCGAGCAAAAACGATTCTAGATCTATTCCCTGACTCCACCGATGTACAAAGAATATATGACACCGTTTTGGAGTGCGTCGGCCGTGATCCCTACGTGCTACAACAGATCGCCAACTTTGAACGGTTACGTGACAACGGTAACCTTCGAAAAGCTATTGATTTTTTAAATGAAGCAAGCAACACTGCTCCTAAGGATGGTTCAATACTCCACAGCCTCGCTACGACTTGGCGGGACCGCGCCAAAACAGAGGCGGATCCAGGCATTAGGGACCAATATCGAGCGGAGGCGAGAGCCACTCTCGAACGCCTTCTCCGCATGGATGGCCACAGCGCTTACACTGATTCCGGAATCATTGATCTCGCGATCGACGATGTCCGTGACGCTATCGCTGATTCGGGAACAGCAGATCGCACCCTGGACCACTTGGTGCGGAACGCAGAGAAGGCCATTTCGGAAAGCAGACGGAGGTTTCCGTCTGAGGGTCACCTTCCTGCGCTCGAAGCGACATTCGCTGAGCTTCTAGCGGACACACCCCGTGCCGTACGTGCGCTCGAGACTGCATGCGGGCAGGACCCAAGTGACCCGTTCTTGGCTATTCGCCTTTCCACTATATACCGACGACAGGGTCGGCAGCCCGAAGCTAAGTCAGTACTGGAACGAGCGCTAGACTCACGCCGGTCAGACCATCGCCTGAACTTTTTTTATGCAGATCTACTCCGCGGCACAGACGAGGCCTCACCTAAATTATTGTCATACTATTTTCGGCGGTCATTCACACCAGGGGATTCAAGTTATGAAGCGCAGTTCTGGTACTCACGTTTCGCCATTGAGAGCGATGACGCGACGGAGCGCAAAGCGGCTGGTATGACTTTCAGTGCGCTCCGGCGAGCAAAGGTTCCCCAAGCGGTAAAATCAAAGATTCGTGATTACCATGGCGGAGAGAATCCAATTAGACACCGGGGCCGCCTCACTGAAAAGAGGGGTGCCTATGGGTTTGTCAATGTACGAGATTTTGACATCACGGCATTTATTCATGAAGAAGCGTTTGATGACGGCCTGTGGGAGCTAGTCAGCCTTGGGGAGGATCTTAAGTTCAACATTGGGTTTGCGTATACGGGCCTTGTGTGCACTAAAGTGGAGCTTGCTTAACCAAGGTCGTGTTATTAACGCGGC
This genomic interval carries:
- the bioF gene encoding 8-amino-7-oxononanoate synthase — its product is MTRDLKAPLQALHNEHRYRSRRILEGPQQPEQVIDGRPVLAFCSNDYLGLANHPQVIQAFRQGAETYGVGAGAAHLVNGHTRAHHALEDELAVFTGRDRALLFSTGYMANLGVAQALLRRGDRLFEDRLNHASLIDAAMISGARLSRYHHADAGDLARRLGAAAGADDDREALISTDAVFSMDGNLAPLEALAPLADTHGCWLMADDAHGIGVLGEQGAGTLEHLGLTQDQVPILMGTLGKALGTSGAFVAGPDDLIETLIQSARTYIYTTAMPAAVAEATRASLHIVQQEPERRGHLRDLVGHFREGAGQLGLELMESATPIQPILVGSSDQAVQWSDSLLEQGLLVPAIRPPTVPQGGARLRVTLSATHSKVQVDRLLQALEGLVGEP
- the bioB gene encoding biotin synthase BioB, with the translated sequence MAETRHDWTVDEILTLLDRPFNDLLFEAHTIHRAHFDPNQVQVSRLLSIKTGACSEDCGYCSQSAHNDADVERERLLPVEEVLAEARKAKDEGATRFCMGAAWRNPTDKNLERVIEMVRGVREMGLETCMTLGMLTEMQARRLKESGLDYYNHNLDTSPEYYGEVITTRTYQDRLDTLAHVREAGINVCSGGILGMGESRRDRASLLQQLANLPRHPESVPINNLVPVEGTPMADAQPVDPLEFVRVVAVARIIMPTSHVRLSAGRSEMSDEMQAMCFFAGANSIFYGEKLLTTANATENHDQQLFRRLGVNTLEVEHKAGDETQVA
- a CDS encoding ComF family protein codes for the protein MNPLMERVRHLGAAWMERAYPPVCLLCGAPGHDGLDLCRPCAAELPRPSGPCPRCGLPVPGDPGSLCGHCLSHPPAFDCTWAALTYLWPVDELVGRFKFHARLNHGRLLGEFMARELGPRVTRPNRVIPVPLHPDRLQERGFNQALELARPLSRALDCPLDTQAVRRVRATPPQQKLAAKDRQRNLRGAFQVAEGFAPTHVALVDDVMTTGSTLDELAGLLKASGVRRVDVWVLARVPEPARAHPEPDNPKQSRQTPPPQTSCCSKRP
- the ubiA gene encoding 4-hydroxybenzoate octaprenyltransferase, giving the protein MHRPVGTLLLLWPTLWALWIAAEGVPDPLVLFVFVAGVALMRAAGCAMNDFADRHIDGHVTRTRDRPLAMGLISPAEAVGVAVVLSIIAFGLVLLMNPLTIALSVVAVLLAGTYPFMKRFHHLPQVHLGAAFGWAVPMAFAAQTGAFPPPLAWLLFLATILWATAYDTMYAMVDRPDDLKIGVKSSAILFGESDRSIIGLLQLLVLIALVLVGMQAELGMIFTLSLVVAAGLVIYQQYLIHDRDPKGCFKAFLNNNWFGAVVFAGIALDYLVRGAL
- a CDS encoding SIR2 family protein, whose translation is MAKSMDLDPSLLDAVKKGKAIPIFGAGILHGAHFPTGKSPLLGEDLKILLSDHFLSGDHKNTSLAFVAELAVSQSDLFTLQRFVADQFSDIKPATFHCDLTRFNWRALFTTNYDLLIEESYKASGNPLQRCQPILSNFDPLDEIRRTDDRVPLYKLHGCVTRIRDVSLPLILNIEQYNDYLTNRDRLFTELFELAHENTLIFVGHSLQDADIREIIKRVDRTIGQGRPQYYLIKPGVKISEVNLWAQKRIRALNGTLEDFVTALLDQVPEPHRALSFSTTPDTHPIQSKFCTHNTLSEDILSFLTNDVQFIEQTLLTGTGTPQEFYRGHGQGWYPISENLDAPRTICRKLLADAIVIAEANRTDSADLFVIKGEAGSGKSVLLRRLAWDAGIHKSRICFYVSGLSSIDPERLEELHANIQERLFIFVDNAAQCICTINRLIKFARIRSLPITIITAERYTEWNDRCSTLDELVTAQYKLPYLGPDEIDALVTRLEKYDCLGEALLPLTHKERVQRFQDAFGRQLLVALHEVTMGRPFEDIIYDEYRSIRSDRARSLYRTVCILNRHRVPVRAGLIHRVFDIDWNDFQSQFLKPLEKVVIASGHGERDLHYAARHPEIADIVFQRAYDSVQDRYHEYVRVLSLLNISYQSDRTSFRSMIRAKTILDLFPDSTDVQRIYDTVLECVGRDPYVLQQIANFERLRDNGNLRKAIDFLNEASNTAPKDGSILHSLATTWRDRAKTEADPGIRDQYRAEARATLERLLRMDGHSAYTDSGIIDLAIDDVRDAIADSGTADRTLDHLVRNAEKAISESRRRFPSEGHLPALEATFAELLADTPRAVRALETACGQDPSDPFLAIRLSTIYRRQGRQPEAKSVLERALDSRRSDHRLNFFYADLLRGTDEASPKLLSYYFRRSFTPGDSSYEAQFWYSRFAIESDDATERKAAGMTFSALRRAKVPQAVKSKIRDYHGGENPIRHRGRLTEKRGAYGFVNVRDFDITAFIHEEAFDDGLWELVSLGEDLKFNIGFAYTGLVCTKVELA